In a single window of the Anaerobaca lacustris genome:
- a CDS encoding acyltransferase family protein translates to MDFPPERPLAATEGRLVSLDALRGFDMFWIIGGGWIVSGLARGLHNEWFNQHVVPHTNHVPWEGFVAWDLIMPLFLFVVGAAMPFSFAKRLEQGHPKGRLYVHILFRVVVLWVLGMIAQGRLLQYDLSKLRLYSNTLQAIAAGYLIASILLLNLRIWWQAAVTAALLLLYWALLMLVPVPGFGPGQLTPEGNLAIYIDKLILGPYQDGTSYTWILSSMTFGCTVMMGALAGQLLQSDLGKIRKVLFLLASGIACIWIGWAWGLVFPIIKHLWTSSMVLFAGGWSLVLLGVFYLVFDVLRLRLLAFPFVVIGMNAIAVYMITRVYDFRQIGDIVVSGLSRWTGDWHEFVRAVAGVLVIWLILLHMYRKRTFIKI, encoded by the coding sequence ATGGATTTCCCGCCGGAAAGGCCCCTCGCCGCGACCGAGGGACGACTCGTCTCCCTCGATGCCCTCAGGGGCTTCGACATGTTCTGGATCATCGGTGGCGGCTGGATCGTCAGCGGTCTGGCCAGGGGTCTGCACAACGAGTGGTTCAACCAGCATGTGGTCCCGCACACCAACCACGTGCCTTGGGAGGGCTTCGTCGCCTGGGACTTGATCATGCCGCTGTTTCTGTTCGTGGTTGGTGCGGCCATGCCGTTTTCCTTCGCCAAGCGGCTCGAACAGGGGCACCCCAAGGGCCGGCTCTACGTGCATATCCTCTTTCGTGTAGTCGTGCTGTGGGTCCTCGGCATGATCGCCCAGGGCCGCCTGCTCCAATACGACCTGTCGAAGCTGCGTCTCTACAGCAACACGCTCCAGGCCATCGCCGCCGGCTACCTGATCGCCTCGATCCTCCTGTTGAACCTTCGGATCTGGTGGCAGGCGGCGGTCACGGCCGCCCTGCTGCTGTTGTACTGGGCCCTGCTGATGCTGGTCCCCGTGCCCGGATTCGGGCCCGGCCAACTGACGCCGGAGGGGAACCTGGCGATCTACATCGACAAGCTGATCCTGGGTCCCTATCAGGACGGTACATCCTATACCTGGATCCTCAGCAGCATGACGTTCGGCTGCACCGTCATGATGGGCGCCCTGGCGGGCCAGTTGCTTCAGTCCGATCTCGGCAAGATCCGAAAGGTGTTGTTCCTGCTGGCCTCGGGCATCGCCTGCATCTGGATCGGCTGGGCGTGGGGTCTGGTCTTCCCGATCATCAAGCACCTCTGGACCAGCTCGATGGTGCTGTTTGCGGGCGGGTGGAGCCTGGTGCTGCTCGGGGTCTTCTACCTCGTCTTCGACGTGCTCCGGCTGCGCCTGCTGGCGTTTCCATTCGTGGTGATCGGGATGAACGCCATCGCCGTCTACATGATTACGCGGGTCTACGACTTTCGGCAGATCGGCGACATCGTCGTCTCGGGCCTGTCGCGGTGGACGGGCGACTGGCACGAGTTCGTCCGCGCCGTGGCCGGCGTGCTCGTGATCTGGCTGATCCTGCTCCATATGTATCGCAAGAGAACGTTCATCAAGATCTGA
- a CDS encoding ABC transporter ATP-binding protein — translation MAAQTPTHDSRDIVRLEDARKIYVMGAEEVRALAGVSISFERGSFWAIMGPSGSGKSTMMNVLGCLDRLTSGAYYLDGKDVSQLDDDSLSELRLSYLGFIFQSFNLIPQLTVQRNIELPLYYLGWDAARSAQRAKELAEVVGLGGRLNHRPTELSGGQMQRVAIARALTNDPQIIFADEPTGNLDSATGEQIMELLDNLNGQGKTIIMVTHEPDIAAHARSRLHMMDGLIDRIETETHETDQPHQEYLARR, via the coding sequence ATGGCCGCCCAGACTCCAACGCACGACAGCCGCGACATCGTTCGACTCGAAGACGCCCGCAAGATCTACGTGATGGGAGCCGAAGAGGTCCGAGCGCTGGCCGGGGTAAGTATCTCGTTCGAGAGGGGCAGTTTCTGGGCGATCATGGGGCCCAGCGGGTCGGGCAAGAGCACGATGATGAACGTCCTTGGGTGCCTCGACCGGCTCACCTCCGGCGCTTACTATCTGGACGGCAAAGACGTCAGCCAGCTCGACGACGATTCACTCAGCGAGCTGCGCCTGTCGTATCTCGGGTTCATCTTCCAGAGCTTCAACCTGATTCCCCAGTTGACGGTGCAACGAAACATCGAACTGCCGCTGTACTATCTCGGTTGGGACGCGGCCCGCAGCGCCCAGCGAGCCAAGGAACTGGCGGAGGTCGTCGGTCTGGGCGGGCGGCTCAACCACCGTCCGACGGAGCTTTCCGGCGGGCAGATGCAGAGGGTGGCCATCGCCCGGGCCCTGACCAACGATCCGCAGATCATCTTCGCCGACGAGCCCACCGGCAACCTGGACTCGGCCACCGGCGAGCAGATCATGGAATTGCTGGACAACCTGAACGGGCAGGGCAAGACCATCATCATGGTCACGCACGAGCCGGACATTGCCGCCCACGCCCGAAGCCGGCTCCACATGATGGACGGGCTGATCGACCGAATCGAGACGGAGACCCATGAGACAGACCAACCTCATCAGGAATATCTGGCTCGGCGTTGA
- a CDS encoding ABC transporter permease produces the protein MRQTNLIRNIWLGVENLLLHKLRSFLTMLGVVFGVGSVVAMLSVGEGASKEALEQIRKLGSNNIILSSVKPVEDEQSSTVRTHMSIYGLTYADLDRIASSFASIDQVAPVKLTRKEVRLHDRAMELRLVGTTPDWFDLVPREVLAGRVILPSDQHRQAPVAVLTEFGARKILATRSAVGQMIRIGGDAFEVIGIVRSEAGQGQSMQIPDQDVDVYIPIEVARRYFGDIVTRRAAGTYEREKVELHQIIVRVNSAEQVEATAAGIESMLTRFHAKKDYGMSVPLALLKQAEATKRTFNIVLGSIAGISLLVGGIGIMNIMLASVTERTREIGIRRAIGAKRRQIIVQFLIETVVLSTFGGLIGLGVGVLIPFLITYFSGMATVVTLNGILLPLFISMGIGILFGLYPAMNAARVDPIIALRHE, from the coding sequence ATGAGACAGACCAACCTCATCAGGAATATCTGGCTCGGCGTTGAGAACCTGCTGCTGCACAAGCTGCGCTCGTTCCTGACCATGCTCGGCGTCGTCTTCGGCGTCGGCAGCGTCGTGGCCATGCTTTCGGTCGGCGAGGGGGCCAGCAAGGAAGCCCTCGAACAGATCCGCAAGCTCGGCAGCAACAACATCATCCTCTCGTCCGTCAAGCCCGTGGAAGATGAGCAGTCCAGCACGGTTCGCACGCACATGAGCATCTATGGACTGACGTACGCCGACCTTGATCGGATCGCATCGAGTTTCGCCAGTATCGACCAGGTGGCCCCCGTGAAACTGACGCGCAAGGAAGTGCGCCTGCACGACCGGGCGATGGAGCTGCGGCTGGTGGGAACGACGCCCGACTGGTTCGACCTTGTGCCGCGAGAGGTCCTGGCCGGCAGGGTCATTCTGCCGTCCGATCAGCACCGACAGGCCCCCGTGGCGGTCTTGACCGAATTCGGCGCCCGGAAGATCCTGGCCACCCGCAGCGCCGTCGGGCAGATGATTCGGATCGGCGGCGACGCTTTCGAGGTCATCGGCATCGTTCGCAGCGAGGCCGGGCAGGGCCAGAGCATGCAGATTCCCGACCAGGATGTGGACGTCTATATCCCCATTGAGGTTGCGCGGCGGTACTTCGGCGACATCGTCACCCGCCGGGCCGCCGGCACGTACGAGCGCGAGAAGGTGGAACTGCACCAGATCATCGTCCGCGTCAACAGCGCCGAACAGGTCGAGGCGACGGCCGCGGGCATCGAGAGCATGCTCACCCGCTTCCACGCGAAGAAGGACTACGGCATGAGCGTGCCCCTGGCGTTGCTCAAGCAGGCCGAGGCGACCAAGCGGACGTTCAACATCGTTCTGGGCTCGATCGCGGGCATCAGCCTGCTCGTCGGCGGCATCGGCATCATGAACATCATGCTGGCCTCCGTGACGGAGCGGACCCGCGAGATCGGCATCCGGCGGGCCATCGGGGCCAAACGCCGGCAGATCATCGTTCAGTTCCTCATCGAGACGGTCGTCCTGTCCACGTTCGGCGGGCTGATCGGCCTGGGCGTCGGCGTGCTGATTCCCTTCCTGATCACATATTTCTCGGGCATGGCCACCGTGGTGACGCTGAACGGGATCCTGCTGCCGCTGTTCATCAGCATGGGCATCGGCATTCTGTTCGGCCTGTATCCGGCGATGAACGCCGCCCGGGTCGATCCGATCATCGCCCTGCGCCACGAGTAG
- a CDS encoding TolC family protein → MDHRHPGQCNLCRKRLLRVLPIAILFGAAGAIVGCRSPEQHRRKADEVGSKIVAEKQTEAIGRTEPFSIERPSDILRRKLVEGQDLPYSSPASLGTDRLDPIPHWPDLDDRPQGVSDGPDMAVVPNKPVKLSLIDALQVGAGNNREYQSFKEDVFRAALSLDLTRNDFRNIFRAQADSRLSTDTTGDETVTTLDSGGTLGLTRNFMNGLSISSAVAVDLLNVLTQGGSSSLGLSSDTSVSIPLLRGAGRHIVSEPLTQAERNVIYAIWEFERYKRTFAVRIAQDYFGVLQDMDSVTNARDNYRSAITSARWTRRRADAGRITQVEVDQALQRELGARNSWIRTQEQLKNRLDSFKSQLGLPPDALIELDPNDLVQLRTQSDEIVKEMRETSDAGSEEAPPADAEVVLQPATYEDAGPYEIDASRAIQLALENRRDLQVANGDVYDAQRRVVVRADALRAGLTLGGEARFADTDDDGSLRFEGGRYAALLSLDLPVERTAERNAFRNSLIDLERATRSVQQLEDQIKLSIRGQLRTLLESRESIKINAQQVVVAEKRVRSATLFLEAGRAQIRDLLEAQDALLLAQNQLTAAVVNYRIAELQLQRDLGLLEVNEKGLWQEYSPEEIAYDR, encoded by the coding sequence ATGGATCACCGTCACCCTGGACAATGTAATCTCTGCCGCAAGAGACTGCTCCGCGTCCTGCCGATCGCCATCTTGTTCGGCGCCGCCGGCGCGATTGTCGGCTGCAGGTCGCCCGAGCAACACCGGCGCAAGGCCGACGAGGTGGGTTCGAAAATCGTGGCAGAGAAGCAAACCGAAGCGATCGGGCGAACGGAGCCGTTCAGCATCGAGCGTCCGAGCGACATCCTACGACGGAAGCTCGTGGAGGGCCAAGATCTGCCCTATTCGAGCCCGGCCTCGCTTGGGACCGACAGACTCGATCCGATCCCACACTGGCCGGACCTGGATGATCGGCCGCAGGGTGTGTCAGATGGACCCGACATGGCCGTCGTGCCAAACAAACCCGTCAAACTCTCGCTGATCGACGCCCTCCAGGTCGGTGCCGGCAACAACAGGGAGTATCAGTCGTTCAAAGAGGACGTCTTCCGGGCCGCTCTGAGCCTCGACCTGACGCGGAACGACTTCCGCAATATCTTCCGGGCCCAGGCCGACAGCCGGCTGTCCACCGACACGACCGGAGACGAGACGGTCACCACGCTGGACAGCGGCGGCACGCTCGGGCTGACACGGAACTTCATGAATGGGCTGAGCATCAGTTCCGCTGTGGCCGTCGATCTGCTGAACGTCCTGACCCAGGGCGGTTCGTCTTCGCTGGGGCTCAGTTCCGACACCTCCGTCTCGATCCCTCTGCTCCGGGGCGCCGGCCGACACATTGTGAGCGAACCGCTGACCCAGGCCGAGCGGAACGTCATCTATGCGATCTGGGAATTCGAGCGATACAAGCGGACGTTTGCGGTTCGCATTGCACAGGACTATTTCGGCGTTCTTCAAGACATGGACTCGGTGACCAACGCCCGCGACAACTACCGCAGTGCGATCACATCGGCGCGGTGGACTCGCCGGCGTGCAGATGCCGGGCGGATCACGCAGGTGGAAGTGGACCAGGCCTTGCAGCGTGAGTTGGGCGCCCGGAACAGTTGGATCAGGACCCAGGAACAGCTCAAGAATCGTTTGGATTCGTTCAAGAGTCAGCTCGGCCTGCCTCCGGACGCCCTGATCGAGCTGGACCCCAACGATCTGGTCCAGCTTCGGACGCAGTCCGACGAGATCGTCAAAGAGATGCGGGAGACCTCCGATGCAGGGTCCGAGGAGGCCCCTCCGGCCGACGCGGAGGTGGTGTTGCAGCCGGCAACGTACGAAGATGCGGGGCCGTATGAGATCGACGCGTCGCGTGCGATCCAACTTGCCCTGGAGAATCGGCGCGATTTGCAGGTGGCCAACGGTGATGTCTACGACGCGCAGAGAAGGGTGGTCGTCCGGGCCGACGCCCTTCGCGCGGGCCTGACCCTGGGCGGGGAGGCCCGGTTTGCCGACACCGACGACGACGGCAGTCTCCGCTTTGAGGGCGGGCGATATGCGGCCCTGCTGTCATTGGACCTGCCGGTGGAGCGAACCGCCGAACGCAACGCCTTTCGCAACAGCCTGATCGACCTGGAGCGGGCCACCCGCAGCGTTCAGCAACTCGAAGATCAGATCAAGCTGTCCATTCGCGGTCAGTTGCGGACGTTGCTCGAATCGAGGGAGAGCATCAAGATCAACGCCCAGCAGGTGGTGGTCGCCGAGAAGCGGGTCCGCAGCGCCACGTTGTTCCTGGAGGCCGGTCGGGCCCAGATCCGCGATCTGCTCGAAGCCCAGGACGCCTTGCTTTTGGCGCAGAACCAACTTACGGCGGCGGTCGTAAACTACCGGATAGCGGAGTTGCAGCTTCAACGCGACTTGGGTCTGCTCGAAGTGAACGAAAAAGGGTTGTGGCAGGAATATTCGCCCGAGGAAATCGCATATGACAGGTAA
- a CDS encoding ABC transporter permease, translated as MRQTRIARNVWLGIENLLLHKLRSFLTMLGVVFGVGSVVAMLSVGEGASMEAMDNIRKLGSNNIIISSVKPSADDQQRTTTSFMSVYGLTYEDHRRIAESFGNIKQVAPVKLTRKETRLRERSMELRIVGTTPEWFDLVPREVLAGRVLLPPDQARRAPVVVLTEFGARKVLATEAVVGQTIRIGGDEFEVIGIVRSESGQAGNIQIPDQEADAYIPMEVARRYFGDFFVKRTSGAEEREKVELHQVIVQVEDPKGVEAVAAGIERMLERFHKKKDYTVSVPLALLKQAEATKRTFNIVLGSIAGISLLVGGIGIMNIMLASVTERTREIGIRRAIGAKRKQIIYQFLVETVVLSTTGGLIGLGVGILIPLLITYFSGMATVVTLNGILLPLFISMGIGILFGLYPAINAAKVDPIIALRHE; from the coding sequence ATGAGACAGACCAGGATCGCCAGGAATGTCTGGCTGGGAATAGAGAACCTTCTGCTGCACAAACTCCGCTCGTTCCTGACCATGCTGGGCGTGGTGTTCGGCGTCGGCAGCGTGGTGGCCATGCTCTCGGTCGGCGAGGGGGCCAGCATGGAGGCGATGGACAACATCCGCAAGCTCGGCAGCAACAACATCATCATCTCGTCGGTCAAGCCTTCGGCCGACGATCAGCAGCGGACGACGACGTCCTTCATGAGTGTCTACGGCCTGACGTATGAAGACCACCGGCGGATCGCCGAGTCCTTCGGCAACATCAAGCAGGTCGCACCGGTGAAGCTGACGCGAAAGGAAACCCGCCTGCGCGAACGCAGCATGGAGCTGCGGATCGTGGGAACGACGCCGGAGTGGTTCGACCTCGTGCCACGCGAGGTCCTGGCCGGTCGTGTGCTCCTGCCGCCTGACCAGGCGAGACGGGCGCCCGTTGTCGTATTGACCGAGTTCGGCGCCAGGAAGGTTTTGGCCACGGAGGCGGTGGTCGGCCAGACCATCCGTATCGGGGGCGACGAGTTCGAGGTCATCGGGATCGTCCGCAGCGAAAGCGGCCAGGCCGGGAATATCCAGATTCCCGACCAGGAAGCCGACGCCTACATTCCGATGGAGGTGGCGCGTCGCTACTTTGGCGATTTCTTCGTGAAGCGGACCTCCGGGGCGGAGGAACGGGAAAAGGTCGAACTGCACCAGGTCATCGTCCAGGTTGAAGACCCGAAGGGGGTCGAGGCCGTTGCCGCCGGCATCGAGCGCATGCTGGAGCGATTCCACAAGAAGAAGGACTATACGGTGAGCGTTCCCCTGGCGTTGCTCAAGCAGGCCGAGGCGACCAAGCGAACGTTCAACATCGTTCTGGGCTCGATCGCGGGCATCAGCCTGCTCGTCGGCGGCATCGGGATCATGAACATCATGCTGGCCTCCGTGACGGAGCGGACCCGCGAGATCGGCATCCGCCGGGCCATCGGGGCCAAGCGCAAGCAGATCATCTACCAGTTTCTGGTCGAAACCGTCGTTCTTTCCACAACCGGCGGGCTGATCGGGCTGGGAGTGGGCATCCTGATCCCGCTGCTGATCACGTATTTCTCCGGCATGGCCACGGTGGTGACCTTGAACGGGATCCTGCTGCCGTTGTTCATCAGCATGGGGATCGGCATCCTGTTCGGGCTCTACCCCGCCATCAACGCCGCCAAGGTCGATCCGATCATCGCCCTGCGGCACGAGTAG
- the tdh gene encoding L-threonine 3-dehydrogenase encodes MKALVKSKAEPGLWLEDVPTPQIGINDILIEVIKTSICGTDVHIYNWDAWAQKTIRVPMAIGHEFVGRIVEIGSNVHDFAVGDLVSAEGHVVCGRCRNCLAGRRHLCTSPKGIGVNRDGAFAEYIAVPVTNVWYCDTSISTDILSCFDPLGNAAHTALSFNLVGEDVLITGAGPIGCMAAAIARQVGARHVVVTDVNPYRLELAKRMGATLALDVRTGRLADAQKQLGMKEGFDVGMEMSGNPEALREMIANMAHGGKIALLGILPRTEIEWDFVVFNGLTIKGIYGREMYETWYKVTMLIQGGLDLGPLITHRFHYTDFQKGFDAMRSGNSGKVVLSWHDQ; translated from the coding sequence ATGAAGGCGCTCGTCAAGAGCAAGGCCGAGCCGGGGCTGTGGCTGGAAGATGTCCCCACACCCCAGATCGGCATCAACGACATTCTGATCGAGGTGATCAAGACCTCGATTTGCGGCACCGACGTGCACATCTACAACTGGGACGCCTGGGCGCAGAAGACCATTCGCGTCCCGATGGCCATCGGACACGAATTCGTCGGGCGGATCGTGGAGATCGGCAGCAACGTGCATGACTTCGCCGTTGGCGACTTGGTCAGCGCCGAGGGGCACGTCGTCTGCGGGCGCTGCCGCAACTGCCTGGCGGGCCGCCGCCATCTGTGCACCTCTCCGAAAGGCATCGGGGTCAATCGCGACGGCGCGTTCGCCGAGTACATCGCCGTGCCCGTGACCAACGTCTGGTACTGCGACACCTCCATTTCGACGGACATCCTGAGCTGCTTCGACCCGCTGGGCAACGCGGCGCATACGGCTCTGAGTTTCAACCTCGTCGGCGAGGACGTGCTCATCACGGGAGCCGGGCCGATCGGCTGCATGGCCGCCGCCATCGCCAGGCAAGTCGGCGCCCGGCACGTCGTGGTCACGGATGTCAATCCGTACCGGCTCGAACTGGCGAAGAGAATGGGCGCAACGTTGGCCCTGGACGTGCGAACCGGACGCTTGGCAGACGCACAGAAACAGCTCGGGATGAAGGAGGGGTTCGACGTCGGCATGGAGATGTCGGGCAATCCCGAGGCCCTTCGTGAGATGATCGCCAACATGGCCCACGGCGGCAAGATCGCCCTGCTGGGCATCCTGCCCCGCACCGAGATCGAGTGGGACTTCGTCGTATTCAACGGACTGACGATCAAGGGCATCTACGGACGCGAGATGTACGAGACGTGGTACAAGGTCACGATGCTGATCCAGGGCGGCCTGGACCTGGGCCCGCTGATCACGCATCGCTTTCACTACACCGACTTTCAGAAGGGCTTCGACGCCATGCGTTCGGGCAACTCCGGCAAGGTTGTCCTGAGCTGGCACGACCAGTAG
- a CDS encoding efflux RND transporter periplasmic adaptor subunit gives MTGNHSNGTTNGRRKPLRLIGVLVVVAAIALAVIWLKVVRAADSSTTQMATFEAKRGPLTISVLESGTIKAREQVVITNQLEGRTSIIYLIPEGTRVKKGELLVELDASTMQDQRIDQDIRVKNAEAAFINADENMAIVENQAQSDVEVAELTLEFAKLDLNKYIEGEYPNQLAKAESDIQLAQEDLTRAEDKADWSKRLHEEKYLSTTELKTDELAHSRAKVNLQVAQRDRELLETYTYQRQIAQLESDVRQAEMALERTKAKARANVVQARAELIAREQEYNRQKDRLDKLDDQIGKAKVYAPADGMVIYATSARRGGWRDNRQPLDEGVEVFERQELIHLPTAAAAKAEVDIHEASLEKVRLGLPVVVTVDALPGRRFMGTVGRIAPLPDPQSMWMNPDLKVYNSDIYLEGDDPALRTGMSCKVEIIVAQYDDAVYIPIQAVIRVDGKPTVYVVRLDGTVEERVVEIGLDNNSMVRIISGLSEGEVVWLAPPLKAATVQEGSRRDELGDDGEANAWQQRINERLENANGLNEGRPNLGQGMETMPGQGDQTQLSDAQREQMRERLQNMTAEERQKQLQSAPAGQGGPTPQRPQGGQGATGGPRPGGPQ, from the coding sequence ATGACAGGTAACCACAGCAACGGAACGACAAACGGCAGACGCAAGCCCCTCAGGTTGATCGGGGTCCTGGTGGTCGTTGCCGCGATCGCCCTGGCCGTCATCTGGCTGAAAGTGGTCCGGGCGGCGGACTCGTCGACGACCCAGATGGCGACGTTCGAGGCCAAACGGGGGCCGTTGACGATCAGCGTGCTCGAATCGGGCACGATCAAGGCGCGCGAGCAGGTCGTCATCACGAACCAGCTTGAGGGCCGGACCTCCATCATCTACCTGATTCCCGAGGGAACGAGGGTCAAGAAGGGTGAACTGCTCGTCGAGCTCGACGCCAGCACGATGCAGGACCAGCGGATTGACCAGGATATCCGGGTCAAGAACGCCGAGGCCGCATTCATCAATGCCGACGAGAACATGGCAATTGTGGAAAACCAGGCCCAGAGCGACGTGGAAGTGGCGGAGTTGACGCTCGAATTTGCGAAGCTGGACCTGAACAAATACATCGAAGGTGAGTATCCCAACCAGTTGGCAAAGGCCGAGAGCGACATCCAACTGGCGCAGGAGGATCTGACGCGGGCCGAGGACAAGGCGGACTGGTCCAAGAGGCTCCATGAGGAGAAGTACCTCTCCACCACTGAACTCAAGACAGATGAACTGGCCCATAGCCGTGCCAAAGTCAACCTTCAGGTGGCACAGAGAGATCGCGAACTCCTTGAGACGTACACGTATCAGCGCCAGATCGCACAACTCGAAAGCGACGTCCGGCAGGCGGAAATGGCTCTGGAACGCACCAAGGCCAAAGCCCGCGCCAACGTGGTGCAGGCCAGAGCCGAGTTGATCGCACGGGAACAGGAATACAACCGCCAGAAGGACCGGCTCGACAAGCTCGACGACCAGATCGGCAAAGCGAAGGTCTACGCTCCGGCCGACGGGATGGTGATCTATGCGACCAGCGCCCGGCGCGGAGGCTGGCGCGACAACCGCCAGCCGCTGGACGAGGGGGTCGAAGTCTTCGAGCGTCAGGAGTTGATTCACCTTCCCACGGCGGCAGCGGCGAAGGCGGAAGTGGACATCCATGAAGCCAGTCTCGAAAAGGTCCGCCTGGGGCTGCCGGTCGTTGTCACGGTCGATGCCCTTCCCGGCCGGAGGTTCATGGGGACGGTCGGCCGGATTGCCCCGTTGCCCGATCCGCAGAGCATGTGGATGAACCCCGACCTGAAGGTCTACAACTCCGACATCTACCTGGAAGGAGACGATCCTGCCCTGCGAACGGGCATGAGCTGCAAAGTCGAGATCATCGTCGCCCAGTACGACGACGCGGTCTACATCCCGATCCAGGCGGTCATTCGCGTCGACGGCAAACCGACCGTCTACGTCGTTCGCCTCGACGGGACCGTTGAAGAGAGGGTCGTCGAAATCGGCCTGGACAACAACAGTATGGTCCGAATCATCAGCGGTCTGAGCGAAGGTGAGGTCGTCTGGCTGGCGCCGCCGCTGAAAGCCGCCACCGTACAGGAAGGCTCGCGGCGGGACGAACTGGGAGACGACGGCGAGGCCAACGCCTGGCAGCAAAGGATCAACGAGAGGCTGGAGAACGCCAACGGACTCAATGAAGGCAGGCCCAACCTCGGTCAGGGGATGGAGACGATGCCCGGGCAGGGGGACCAGACCCAGCTCTCGGACGCGCAACGGGAGCAGATGCGCGAGCGTCTCCAGAACATGACGGCCGAGGAACGACAGAAGCAGTTGCAGAGCGCTCCGGCCGGACAGGGCGGGCCAACGCCCCAGCGCCCGCAGGGTGGGCAAGGCGCTACCGGCGGCCCAAGGCCGGGAGGGCCGCAGTAG
- the kbl gene encoding glycine C-acetyltransferase — protein MYRDMKTHLSQQLAEIREAGLEKPERVITSQQSNRITTAAGRTVLNMCANNYLGLANHPEVIQAARESYEKWGFGLASVRFICGTQQIHKDLEAAVTKFLGTEDTIVYGSCFDANGGLFETLLGPEDAIISDQLNHASIIDGVRLCKAQRLRFANSDMADLEAQLKAAQSARFRLIATDGVFSMDGYVARLDAICELADRYDAMVMIDDCHATGVIGATGRGTPEYRSVMGRIDIITGTFGKALGGASGGFTSGRKEIVAMLRQRSRPYLFSNTLAPAVAAGSIKALELLDRSTELLDRLADNTRYFRDRIARTGLTVLPGDHPITPIMLGEAMLAQEMARRLLDKGLYVIGFSFPVVPQGQARIRTQVSAAHTRDDLDFAVEKFTQVAKELSINTCRGE, from the coding sequence ATGTATCGCGATATGAAGACGCACCTCTCGCAGCAGTTGGCCGAGATCCGCGAAGCCGGCCTGGAAAAACCCGAGCGGGTCATCACCAGCCAGCAGAGCAATCGCATCACCACCGCCGCGGGCCGGACCGTGCTCAATATGTGCGCGAACAACTACCTGGGTCTGGCCAACCATCCGGAGGTGATTCAAGCAGCTCGCGAAAGCTACGAGAAGTGGGGCTTCGGCCTGGCCTCCGTGCGATTCATCTGCGGCACGCAACAGATTCACAAGGACCTCGAAGCCGCTGTCACCAAGTTCCTCGGAACGGAGGACACGATCGTCTACGGCTCATGCTTCGACGCCAACGGCGGCCTGTTCGAGACGCTGTTGGGTCCCGAAGATGCGATCATCAGCGATCAGTTGAACCACGCCAGCATCATCGACGGCGTCCGCCTGTGCAAGGCCCAGCGGCTGCGCTTCGCCAACAGCGACATGGCCGACCTGGAGGCGCAGCTCAAGGCGGCGCAATCCGCGAGGTTTCGCCTGATCGCCACCGATGGCGTCTTCTCGATGGACGGCTACGTCGCCAGGCTCGACGCCATCTGCGAACTGGCCGACCGCTACGATGCGATGGTCATGATCGACGACTGCCACGCCACCGGGGTCATCGGCGCCACCGGCCGGGGCACGCCGGAGTATAGAAGCGTGATGGGGCGCATCGATATCATCACCGGTACCTTCGGCAAGGCGCTCGGCGGCGCCAGCGGCGGCTTCACCTCAGGACGCAAAGAGATCGTTGCGATGCTGCGGCAGCGCAGCCGGCCATATCTGTTCTCCAACACACTTGCCCCCGCAGTGGCGGCCGGATCGATCAAGGCCCTGGAATTGCTCGATCGCTCGACGGAACTGCTGGACCGTCTGGCCGACAACACGCGTTACTTCCGCGACCGCATCGCTCGGACGGGTCTGACGGTCCTGCCTGGCGACCACCCGATCACACCGATCATGCTCGGGGAGGCCATGCTCGCCCAGGAGATGGCGCGGCGGCTGCTGGACAAAGGCCTGTACGTAATCGGCTTTTCGTTTCCGGTGGTGCCCCAGGGCCAGGCGCGGATTCGCACGCAGGTCTCGGCCGCCCACACGCGGGACGATCTGGATTTTGCCGTCGAGAAGTTCACCCAAGTGGCAAAGGAATTGAGCATCAATACGTGTAGGGGCGAATGA